DNA from Eubalaena glacialis isolate mEubGla1 chromosome 2, mEubGla1.1.hap2.+ XY, whole genome shotgun sequence:
CATTTATATAGAACCTACAGTCACTTCCCATTCAGGAGGAGGCTGCTGGGGCAAAAAACTTGTACAACTGCAGAAGAAACATGCAAGCTATGTAAATCAGTGAGTCTAACCCTTCATTTGTGAATATAAATGGACCATGAGGAAAAACCAACAGCATGAACCATAAGGACCACATTGAGCAAACAGAACCACTGACCCAAGAATAAACACAGATTATCCAGGGAACCATATACAACTTAGAAAAAACTCTCACTGACATCCTCAGATATgatatttgagaatattttatcagaaaagaagaaaaagttgcaagttttaaaaatcagagaaaaagaatttattgGAAATTACAAATATGATTGCTGAGATACACAATTCAGTAGATGAGCTGAAAAACAAAATGGACACGACTAATAGCCAAATTAGGGATTCGGAAGGAAGACTTAAAATGTCTCACAATTTGCTGAAGCCAGAGGTGGGAAATGTGTGAGAAAAAATTAAGGTATAGAAGATTGTAACACACACTCTGCTCTACTAGCAGCAATAGTCTTGGTTTTGGATTAacaaatttacaaaacagaataggcTTCACCCAGCACCAAGTTTACTTAGATTTAAGAATTCAGAATAAGAGAAGACACAGCCACAGTATAAAGTCATTATGCACTCAGGATGCATGTGGTCACACAAGATGAGGCTGAGTATATGTAGACAACTTCTGGCTTCAGATTAAAAGGCTCTatacagaaatgaagagaaagccGTTAAAAATGTCCAATTGTGTACTGAAGAATTAACACTACCAAACAAGAGGGCTGGTCATTACCCTTGGCTACTAGAAGGTGATCTCTAGGCTTCTGGAATGTTATGCCTGAAAGCAGTATCTTTGCTCGGGGGCCTTGGGTCACACTGGATGATTTAGGGTGGGGGCTGCCCACACCTTTGGGTAGGGACTGGCCACACCAGAAAGACCAATAGTGTGATTTAGAGCGGGGGCTTTGAGTGTCAGTCCACCTGCAGACTGAAGACTGAGATCAACCATGTGGacaatcaatcaatcatgcctacgtAATGGAGCCCCAATAAAACTGAACAGTGCAGTTCAGGTGAACCTCCTGGTTGTGCAAATTACTGCACATCGAGGCCAGGAGAGTAACACGTCTTGACCTCACAAGAGAAAACATAAGCTCCATGTTAGGAACATGCCTGGACTCTGCCCTGTACACATCTTCCCTTGGCTGATTTTCATATGTATCTTTTCTTGTAGTAAGTCATAACCAGGGATATGGTAGCTTTCATTGtgttctgtgagtccttctaggAAAATTATTGAAACTGTGGGTAGTTTTGGGAACCCTTGCCTCACCCAAACTTACTACTGGTGTCAAAAGTGAGggtgatctttttaaagaactgttCCCTCTAACTTTGtagttcatcccaaactccttgCACCAATCATAATGAAGTGgataatttatcttttctttggcTGCCTAGCATCTGAACCCCCTTTCTAAGTTAGTCCAGTTTCCTTAGTCTTATGAGACTTGCTGGGATACAGAGCTGAACTATCACAACAGAATTTAGAAACAGCATTAAGGTTAGAGATGGTTGGTAGTGACAGAAAATCCCCCCAAAAGTGGGTTAAACAAGATAGAATTAATTTCTCCTTCACAAAAATTGCAGGTAAGGGGCACAGGGCAAGGATTATTTTCTACAGTGTCAGGCACCCAAGCTCTGCTGTCCTTACTAAGTAGCTTCCACATCATGGCATAAGGAAAGCTagctgctccagctccagctaTCATGTATGATTCcagccaacaggaagaagaaaggggaaggggaagggcacACTATCTCCCTTGAGAATACTTTCCCAAACTTTCACATTCTACTTCTGCCTCTATGCTATTGGTCAGAACTTTGTTACATGACCACATCAAGCTGCAAGGGAGGTAGGGAAATATAGTCTTTATTCCTGGTAGTCACGTACTCATAAAATATGCAATCCAGCAAGACGTCAGAATAGTCACAGACATTTATATACCTAACAATATAgttttaaatacataaagcaaacattTTAGATATACGATAAGAAACTTAAAGTTCTACAATAATCATATACGTATTTAAACTCTCAGGAACTGACAGATGTAAGGTAAGCAATAAGTAAATCTCTATATATAATATGaactacataaataataaatttgattAGATAAGATAGAGTAAGAAAGAGAGTAGGGAACTTTGCTCCCAACAGACAgataatacatattcttttcaaatactATTGGAATATTTATAGAAGTTGACAAtgtacaaaacattaaaaaattcaacaaagtCTCAATAGTAGAAATGATGCAGACTTTATTCTCTAAATACtacaaaaggaaatcagaaataaacaaaaagttaCAATCCACTTGGAGCATTAACACCTTTCTGGGAGAGATGAAAAGTGGAAGTTTAAGCACTTGGGAAAACACAGGGGTTGCTAATACCTCTATCTTCTAAAGTCATAGATTTAATTGAAAGGTGatgaaacaagaaataaagacaaatatattatttaaaattataaatgaaaccaaaagaaGAGCCAAAAATACtaatacatttatcaaaaactgggaggaagaagaaagagtaagTAGAATGTTCATGAGACAGTGAacaattctaaaatgaaaaaattaagaaatagagaaagagggcttccctggtggcacagtgtttaagaacccgcctgccaatgcaaggaacacgggtttgagccctggtccgggaagatcccacatgccgcagagcaactaagcctgtgcgccacaactactgggcctgtgctctagagcccacaagccacaactagtgagcccgcatgccacaatactgaaacccgtgcacctagagcccatgctccacaacaagagaagccacccaatgagaagcttgtgcaccacaacaaagagtagcccccgctctccgcaaccagggaaagcccgtgcacagcaacaaagacccaatgcaaccataaatacataaataaataaataaataaataaataaataaataaataaataaatgaaatagagaaagagGCATAGTGTCTAATATAATGGAGGtaaccataaaaagaagtgaaaacagaaaatagagatAGTTAAAAGAGGTTGCTCAATGAACATGAGACTTTGTGacagaggaggggaggaaaagaagaCTTCTGATTTGCATCTTAAGTTCTTTCCTATGCTTATACTTATTACAATGTGGAAATtacttcagaaaaattaaaaatttcaatttatacAAAAGCTGCTTCTAAATAACTTGGATTAAAAAGGAGCTAAAGGAAGCTAAAAACTATCTTTAAGTTATGAtgaaacaataatgaaaatacagttaacccttgaataTCAagagtttgaactgcatgggtccatttATACATGGCATTTTTCAATAAACCCACtcttggttgaatctgtggatgcagaaccacagACAAAGATGGAAAGCTAtaaagttatactcagatttttgactgcatgggGGGTTGGTACCCCTAAACCCTGAggtgttcaagggtcaacagtaCTGCATATAAAACCATCACACATGTAGCCATATTGGTGTTCAGAGGAAAAGTATAGCCCTAAATAAACTTATtagtataaaacaaaaacaaaacagaagaactaATCATTcaactcaataaatttttcaaaatgtaaccttatcaatgaaagaaagaaggcactgataaaaaataaaagcagatggggcggcggcggcggcgtcgCCGGGTGGACCCGGCGAACGCGGCCCGGGCCCTGCCCGAGGCCATCGCCGCGTTGAGTCAGACGCTGCCCGCCGGACCCAGCCCCGAGACCTTCCGCCGCGCCAAGTTCGACCGTCCGGAGGCGGCCCCCGCGCTCTGGCGGCTGCTCTTTTGCGTGCTCTCGCCGCAGCTGCCCGACGACGCCTCGGCCTCATTCTCCCCGGAGGCCCAGGTCCGCTCTGTGAAGTTGGCGCTGCGCGCCCAGGGCTACCCTAGGCGGGCCCTGGCACAGCTCCCGGACGACGGCTCCCAGGGCGGCCGCGAGCTGCTGCTGGCCCTGGCCTGGCTCCTGGCCCGCGGGCCCCTGCCCGAGCGGCTGCTGGCCCAGAACCGCGTGCAGCTGGGCGACGAGATGCACGTGTGCGAGTGCGAGGCCCTGGCCAGCCCTGGCCCTCCTGCCCCCAGTGTGGAAGCAGACGGCTGTGTGGACATCCGCCACCTGCAGTGGCTGATGGGAAAGCTGCGGTTCCGGTGGCGAAACCTGATGGCCAGTCAGCAGGAGCAGTGCGCCCTCCTGGGCAAGATCCACTCATATACCCGTGGCTGCCACAGCGACTGCAGCCTTGGCCACCTGTCTGTCACCGAAACGGAGCTGCTCAGAGACCCGGAGGGTGGCCGGCAGCTGCTGCGGAGGCTGGAGAGGGAGAACGCTCGGCTGCAGGCGGCCCTCGAGTGGCGGCGCCGGGAGCTGGTCTTCTGGCAGTGGATGGTCAGGAAGCGTGCCAcccacctcctgcccctcccctcccctcccctcccctgccctcccctcccctcccctggtctgaccacagcagccctggggtggtggtggggtctTCCCATTTTCCACACAGGAAGAGAAGtctcagggaagccccccacaccCAGCCCTGAAGCCGGTTTCACACCCGGGCCtgtgggttttgtgtgtgtgtctctttccAGATGTCTGTCTGTCCCATCACCACCCTTCCCAGCTCCTGGGGAGGCCCAGACTTCTCAGGGGCCTTGGCCTTCCGGAAGCCTGGCCTTTGTGCCTCCCTGGCTTCCAGGCCCACCGGGGTGAGGGCCACTGTCCAGCTCGCGCTGCGACCCGGGGGCGAGAAGTGACCCTGGGCCTCTGTCCCTACCGGCTGGGGAGCTGGGCCTCTGGTTGTGAGGCCCGGGCCTGCCGCCCACCCTCTCACTTGGGGTCCCTCTCTGCAGGACACGGTCCTGGACGCCTGCCCCCCTGAGGCCTCACAGCCCACGTTTCTGCCCAGGATCCCCACGCCAGGGGCTGGAGCATTGGAGCCCCTGGTGCGGGAGCTGCAGGCCCTGCAGGGAGAGCTGCGAGAGGCGGTGGAGGCCCGGCGGGCGGCCTGGGAGGCCGGAGGCAGTTTTGGTGTCGTCCCTGCTGGCTTCCGCTCACACCCTGTGGCCTTTTGAACCTGCTGGTGGACACGTGGGTCCCCCAACCCCACCTGGGCGCCACCCTCCTCTCTCCATGAGCAGGACTGGGCGAGCGCCGGGTTTGTGGCTGTGAACAGTGGGCCACGTGCGCTGCattgatttcctttttctgaAGCATCTTAGAGTAAACTGCAGGCGTGGTTTTCCCCTCAGATACCCCTGGGGAGCATGGGTGTTTCCTGGGGGCCTGCAGCGTGGCTCGTTCAGGCCCTGTACGGCCGTGTCCCCTCCGGCCGGGCCAAGCTGGAGCCCCCTGCCCTCTTGGGCAGTGACAGCGGAAGCATCGGTGACGTTTgcaggcagtttctcaaaagAAGTGGGGCTGGTGCTTGTCCGGGCTCAGGGCTCTTCATGCTTCCTTGTTGCGAACCACAGAGCAGTGCCCACTGAGGGGTGGGGTCAGGGGCAGGGCAGTTCCCTGGGGACACCGAGGGCACAGCATCTTGGCGctccctgctgcctgcagggtctCTGGGATGGGCCTGCCCTGCGGGCCAGAGGTGTCCTCACCAGGTCGTGTCCTCGGCCTGGCGTCCCCTTAGCCTGGCGTCCCCTTGGGTCAGGGCCACCCCATGCCACCTCTCTGCGAGGGCGGTGGGAAAGTGGGAAGCCGATAGAGCAGAGGACATGCTGACCCCGCCTGGAGTGGTgggtgggattgggggtgggTGCCCCGAGGGTCTGCACTCTGGGCTCTGAGCAGACCCTGCAGGACTTGGCCTGCTGGGGGCAGCCAGGCCCACTCCCCCTGCAGTACCGCGGTGAAAGAGCTGGGCCTGCAGCTGGGTGGTCCTGAGGGCTCAGGTCCTGCAGGGCTGTCGGGGGTGATCAGGCTGCTGGCCCTGTCCCCGGGGCCCCACGGCCCCTGGCTTAGGGCTCAGATGCTCGGTGAGGGTGACAGAGCCTGGAGGGGCCAGGCCTTAGAGCTGGCGCTGGAGTTGGTCCCCCATTCCTGGGAGCAGTGGGttctgggcactgggaggggccgCAGGACTGCTGGAGGCTGGGGTCAGGGCTCAGGGAGAGCCGAGGGCCCTGAGCCAGGGTCCTGGTGAGACTGGGCACCCTCGGCTCACTTGCCATGTCCCCTGTGCAGGTTGGAGGCCGTGGGCCCGAGTGGAGCGCCGCGAGGACGGCCTTGCGGGAGGCCGTGGGGCAGGACCTGGCAGCTCTGCGGCGGGCCTGCGAGCGAGGCGGCAGCCTGGTCCAGCCCCACGGGCCCCGCCGGCTGGTGAGGACTGAGGCTGGGGCGCCTGGGGGCCCAGGCCTGCGGGCCCCTGAGGTGATTGAGGCGCTGAGGAGCCGGGAGGCCCACCTGGAGGTGGTGCTGCGCCAGCTCCAGGGCCAGTGTCGGCAGGAGCTGGCCAGGCTGGTGGGAGCCCTGCCCGGCCTCGTCTGGATCCTGCCACCTGGACGCTGACGCTCCCTTCTCCAGGGGGCACCCCCCCTCAGCCTGGCTGGGCCTTGGAGGGGCAGATTCCAGGCCGGGTAGCTGCAGGGGTGACACAGACACAGCCCCGGTGGTACAGGCACGCTGGGCCCCGGGCCCCGGGCCCCGGGTCCCCACTTGGGGCAGTACCCAGCCCCGCAGCCTGCAGTGCTGGGGGCAGGCCCATTGTGGTGGCCTTGGGCATTCAGGATCTGGAGAAGACCCGGAAGTGGAGGGTCTTCTTGCAGGGCTGAGGCTCCAGCTCTCCCTCCGCCACCCTTCCAGGTCTCTGTCTGGTGAGGCGGTGCTCCCCTCAGGCCCAGGGCGAGGGGTCCCTGGGCAGTGGTGGCTGAGGCTGGGCTGGTCCAGGGCTGCCCAGGTGCTGGACGGACAGGCATGGCCTGCAGCACAGGGTGGGCGTCAGGGCCCCGGGGGATGCAGTGTCCTGGATGCACCCTTGGAGCCCTCATCCTGGGCTCCCTTTGTACACCCCACCTGGGCCACGCCTGTGCCTGGTGTGCGTGTGGGTgtgcgtgtgggtgtgtgtgcgtgtctgtgttgGGCAGGGACGCCTGATGGGAACCTTGGGTGGGGGGGACTCTGCTCCATTCCTGGGGGTGGTGcctgcggggggagggggaggccacTGTGGACAGAGCGGGCTTTGTTCCCGAGACTGCTCGGGGAGCTGGGCTCCGCCCTGACAAAGAGCCATCTGTGTCCGGAGGATGTGCCCCCAGCCTGCCGGAGCAGGCCCCTCTCCTTCCCAGGAGGCTTGGCTTCTTGGCACCTGCCCCGTCCCCCTCCCGCCAGCAGACATGGCCTCAGCCCGGCCTCCCTTGCCgggctcccctctcccccagggtGCTCCACCCCGACCTGCTGCCGGCCAGCTTaggccccagggcccagccacAACGCCTTCTCATTGGCCTTTGCTGTCCGCTTGGGGAGTGCTGGCTCATGCCCAGGGGCACCGGCTCCTCTGGGCCATTCTGGACCTCCTTTGTCTCGGGTTGGGGCACACCTGTGGCGCCTCTGCACTGGCCTCGGGAGCACTGACCAGACCGGGGGGCGAGCCAGCTCCCCCTTCAGGAGTCCCCCCCTGACCCTCTCCTCACAGGCTGGCCCTAGAGAGCCTCTGGCCCGAGCCCCTCCCTCCAAGGCCTGGCCCCCTTCTCCTAGCCCCTCTATGGGCTCCCTGCTTGCTCCAGTCGGGTCCAGGGCACACGGGACTTAGGCCCGCGCCTGCGGCCCTCGCGTGTTTAAAGGCACTTCTGGACCCCCTGCTGCTGTCCTCCTGACTGCCCCACGGGGCAAGTCCACTGAAAACTCCCTGCCTTCTGTGGACTCCCTGAAGCCGGGATGGCCACTGGCCCTCAGGAACTTAAGTTTTAGAAACTCAAATGTAAACTCTGCGTTACGGAGCTGTCACTTCTCAGACTGATCTGTAGATTCAGTACAATtcaatcaaaaccaaaaaaaaaataaaaaaataaaagcagacacTAAAGCCATAGAAACAGGAAGCAACaataatatgaaaaatgaaaagggTGATCAGAGTTAAAGTACAATCAGCCCTCTAAATACAtgagttctgcatctgtggattcaaccaactgcagatcaaaactattcaggaaaaaaaaattccagaaagttcccaaaagctaaacttgaatttgccatgtgcaGGTAATTATTTACATAGTTttcacattgtatttacaactatttgtattatattaagtattataaataatctagagatgatttaaactaTATGGGAGAATAttcataggttatatgcaaatactattccattttatataagggcttgagcatctgcagatttggGTATCCTTGGGGGTCCTGAAACCAactggatactgagggacaagtGTATTCTATGGTCTTTGTCATATTTGAGAGAAAGATAAAGATACTAACTGTCCACTCTGTTAACATTTCAAGAGTAGTCATTAAAATAACAGTTAccttttcaaaaattcaaaagtaaCTACTAAGAGAAAAGAATGTTTAATTACAAATGAATAGAAGAGAAtccaataaaaaaaggaaaacctcaTCAAATCCAAAAGAGggcaagaaagaaatacaaaagaaccATAGAGAAAGTACAcaataaaatggtagaaatatcTGAATATATCAGTAATCACAATAATTATCTATGGATCAAACTTCCCTGTTAACATAAGTGGATTGTGagactggattttttaaaaaattagctgtGGCCATTACTTGGAGATATACCaactacttaaaaatattttttaaaaaattaaaaagggaaaacagaaaaggcacatcaggcaaatactaacaaaaaataaaacttgtgtTGCTGTATTAACATCAGTCCAAATGAGCCCAAAGCAAACAAGTATTATTATAGGTAAAGGAGACCATGATGATTTTTCAAAAGTTCAATTCACCAAAAAGATATAGCAACTCTAAACTTGTTGCACTTAATAAGATCACTTCAAAATATAAAGGATAAAAGTATTcgaagaaaatacaggaaatttATCTTCTAAATCTGAGAGCATTTATGTTTGGGTTTTCTCAAAAGCAGATTCTAAAACTACCAAACATTgctgaataaaaataatgaagaccTAAGAAACGGAAAGACATCCCATTTCATGGATCAAAAGACTTAATATTAAGTCTGAGTTAACTTAGTCTATGTTAAGATGGCAGTACTCgctattatgggctgaattgtggctccccaaaattcatatgttgaagttcaaATCCCTAGTAccacagaatgtgactgtatttgaaaataaggcctttaaagaggtaattaaggtaaatgaGGTCATATGCGTGGGCCatagtccaatatgactggtgtccttataataaGAGGAGATTAGGATACAAATATGTATGAGAAAACACCATGTGCAGATACAAGGAGAAGATGgtcatccacaagccaaggagagagtccTGGAACAGACTCTTCCCTCATGACccccaggaaaaaagaaactgctgacaccttgatcttgatttctagcctccaaaattgtgagaaaataaatttctgttgttatagCCACCCTATCTGTGGCTGGCAGACCTGGCAAACTAACATGCTCtgcaaattgatctacagattcaatgcaatctccatCAAAATTCCAGCTGGCTTCTTTGCATAAACTGATAAGTTGATCTTAAAATTCCTATGGAAACTCAAGAAACCCATAATCttgacaaaaaagaataaaaccggAAGACTCACAattcccaattttaaaacttactagaaagcaacagtaattaaaacaatgtgatacaTACATAAGGACAGACgaaaagatcaatggaatagacatgagattccagaaataaatccttacaTTTACAGTCAGTTGGTTTTTGACAAGAAAATTCAAGGGAGAAAGAATGGTCTGTTCAACAAATTGTGTTGACACAACAGGATATCCATATGTAAAGAATGAATTTCAATCCTACCTCACagcaaacacaaaaattaactcaaaatggatcaaagacataaatgtaagagctaaaactacagaattcttagaagaaaatatagaagtaaATCTCTGTAACCTTGGATTAGATAATGGTTTGACATCAAagtataagcaacaaaagaaaaaataaatgaattggacatcaaaattgaaaaccttTATGCATCAAACGATaccattaaaaaattgaaaagacagCTCACAGAATGGtaagaaatatttccaaatcacaTATATGTTAgtgacttgtatctagaatatataaagaacttttaaaattcagtactaaaaagcagcaagggaaaagcaactagtaacatacaagagaactcccataaaaatgtcagctgacttttcagcagaaatatgcagaccagaagggaacagcatgatatatttaaaatgatgaaaggaaaaaacctacaatcaagaatacCCAGCAAGGCCATCactcagatttgaaggagagataaagagttttaaagacaagaaaaaactataaaagtTCAGGACCACTAAACTACTTtagaaaataatgttaaaaaaaacttctctaagtagaaaagaataggccacaactagaaacgttaaaagtatgaaagaaaaaatgtcatTTGTAAAGGCACAGTAAAGGTACAAGTTCAACCACTAATAAagcaaggttaaaagacaaagtaGTCAAATCACCTaatatatccacaataagtagttaagatacacacaaaacaaaaggatataaaatatgatgtcacAAACAGTAAacagtggggtgaggtggggagagtaAAAATGCAGAGTGGTTAAAATGTGtctgaaattaagagatcagaaacttaaaataatcacata
Protein-coding regions in this window:
- the LOC133085586 gene encoding tubulin epsilon and delta complex protein 1-like; translated protein: MGRRRRRRRVDPANAARALPEAIAALSQTLPAGPSPETFRRAKFDRPEAAPALWRLLFCVLSPQLPDDASASFSPEAQVRSVKLALRAQGYPRRALAQLPDDGSQGGRELLLALAWLLARGPLPERLLAQNRVQLGDEMHVCECEALASPGPPAPSVEADGCVDIRHLQWLMGKLRFRWRNLMASQQEQCALLGKIHSYTRGCHSDCSLGHLSVTETELLRDPEGGRQLLRRLERENARLQAALEWRRRELVFWQWMDTVLDACPPEASQPTFLPRIPTPGAGALEPLVRELQALQGELREAVEARRAAWEAGGSFGVGGRGPEWSAARTALREAVGQDLAALRRACERGGSLVQPHGPRRLVRTEAGAPGGPGLRAPEVIEALRSREAHLEVVLRQLQGQCRQELARLVGALPGLVWILPPGR